A genomic segment from Pelobates fuscus isolate aPelFus1 chromosome 7, aPelFus1.pri, whole genome shotgun sequence encodes:
- the LOC134568910 gene encoding oocyte zinc finger protein XlCOF7.1-like, producing the protein MKKSFNNRTKESNSEKSSILSDTYMFSKKIVNLNPKPFVCPECGKCFRYHSILIRHQRTHTGEKPFSCSECGKCFSYHSILIRHQRTHTGEKPFSCCECGKCFTYRADLVRHQRTHTEEKQLSCFECGKCFTYKAALVHHQRTHTGEKPFSCSECEKCFTYKSDLVRHQRTHTGEKPFSCSECGKCFRLHSNLVGHQRTHTGEKPFSCSECGKCFTYKADLVRHQRTHTEEKLLSCSECGKCFTYKAALVRHQRTHTGEKPFSCSECGKCFTYKADLVRHQRTHIEEKLFSCSECGKCFRLHSNLIGHQRIHTGEKPFSCSECGKCFTYKADLVRHQRIHTGEKLFSCSECGKCFTYKAALVRHQRTHTGEKTFSCSECEKCFFTNSKLVHHQRTHTGEKPFSCPECGKCFVTNSDLVRHQRIHTGVKPFSCSECEKCFLTKANLVRHQRTHTGEKPFSCSECKIFFSTNAGLVCHQRTHTGE; encoded by the coding sequence ATGAAGAAATCTTTTAATAACAGAACCAAGGAGTCTAACTCtgaaaaatcaagcattttatCAGATACCTATATGTTCTCAAAGAAGATAGTAAACCTAAACCCCAAACCTTTCGTATgtcctgaatgtggaaaatgttttcgcTATCACTCAATTCTTAttagacatcagagaactcacacaggagagaaaccattctcatgttctgaatgtggaaaatgcttTAGCTATCACTCAATTCTTAttagacatcagagaactcacacaggagagaaaccgttctcatgttgtgaatgtggaaaatgttttacctACAGAGCAgatcttgtccgtcatcagagaactcacacagaagAGAAACAGTTGTCATGttttgaatgtggaaaatgttttacctACAAAGCAGCCCTTGTccatcatcagagaactcacacaggagagaaaccgttctcatgttctgaatgtgaaaaatgttttaccTACAAATCAGaccttgtccgtcatcagagaactcacacaggagagaaaccgttctcatgttctgaatgtggaaaatgttttaggcTGCATTCAAATCTTGTtggacatcagagaactcacacaggagagaaaccgttctcatgttctgaatgtggaaaatgttttacctACAAAGCAGaccttgtccgtcatcagagaactcacacagaagagaaactgttgtcatgttctgaatgtggaaaatgttttacctACAAAGCAGCCCtagtccgtcatcagagaactcacacaggagagaaaccgttctcatgttctgaatgtggaaaatgttttacctACAAAGCAGaccttgtccgtcatcagagaactcacatagaagagaaactgttctcatgttctgaatgtggaaaatgttttaggcTACATTCAAATCTTATTGGacatcagagaattcacacaggagagaaaccgttctcctgttctgaatgtggaaaatgttttacctACAAAGCAGaccttgtccgtcatcagagaattcacacaggGGAAAAactgttctcatgttctgaatgtggaaaatgttttacctACAAAGCAGcccttgtccgtcatcagagaactcatacAGGAGAAAAAACGTTCTCGTGTTCTGAAtgcgaaaaatgttttttcaccaaTTCAAAGCTTGTccatcatcagagaactcacacaggagagaaaccgttctcatgtcctgaatgtggaaaatgttttgtcaccaACAGCgatcttgtccgtcatcagagaattCACACTGGAGtaaaaccgttctcatgttctgaatgtgaaaaatgttttttgaccaAAGCCAACCTTGTccgacatcagagaactcacacaggagagaaaccgttctcatgttctgaatgtaaaatttttttttccaccaatgCAGGGCTTgtctgtcatcagagaactcacacaggagagtaA